Sequence from the Terriglobia bacterium genome:
TCCCGGCGCGGCAAGTGCCACGAATTCACTCCCGGGTGGTGGTTGCCAGGACTTCACAAACCCAAATTTCGGAGCGTCGAATCCGTGTGCGCTGCAATTGCACTCCACGGTGAGCACCCTGACCCACGAGTGGCTGCTTACGGGTCGCTTCGACCAGAACTTCAGCGACAACGACAAGATGTTCATTCACTACCGGACCGATCATGGCCTCCAGGCTACTTACACCGATCCGCTCAATCCCATCTTCAACGCAACCAGCAATCAACCGCAGGACGAAGGCCAGGTGCAATGGACGCACACGGCAGGTGCGAACATCGTGAATTCGTTCACCGTCAACGGTAGCCACTATTCGACGCTCTTCGGTTATCCGAATCAGTCTGCAACCCTGGCTGCGCAACCGGTGGAGGTGTCATTTGCCGGCGGCGCGCTGTACGGAATTGGCCATGACTACAACGTCTTCCCCCAAGGTCGAAACGTCACCCAGTACGGTTTTGTTGACGACATGAACTGGACCCTCGGGCGCAACTCTGTGAAATTCGGCGGGAACTTCTCGCGTTACGACATCTCCGATTTCGACCCCGGCATAGGCTCTATCCCGGCCGTTGTCGGCGAAACCATGACCGACTTCTACAATGGGATGGCCTCGAACTTCAGCCAGAGCTTCCCAGAGCGTCTGTCTCAACCGGTTGCCTTGTGGAACCTCGGCTTCTACGGCGAGGATCGCATCCACATGCGTCATAACCTCGACCTGACGCTGACTCTCCGTACCGATTACAACTCCAACCCGGTATGCCAGACCAACTGCTTTAACCGGTTCGGCAACAACTTCGTGAACATTGACCACAACGTGAACACACCTTACAACCAGTCGATACTCACCGGCCAGCACCAGGCCCTGCCGGGTTCATACCATCCTTGGACCTTCCAACCTCGGTTCGGCTTCAGCTGGCAGCCATTGAACAATACGGTGGTGAGCGGCGGAATCGGCTTGTTCTCCAGCATTATCCCGGCGTTTTACGTGGATAGCCTGATGAACAACCTGCCGGGCGATCCCAGCTTTACCTTCTCGGGGGTTCCATTCGGACCGGCCACAGCGGGTAACGGTCAAAGCACAGCAGCGGCGGCCGCTGCGGCACTCAAGAGCGGATTCGCGAACGGAGCAACGCTAGCGAGTCTCACTACCGGTGTTCCGGGCTTCGGCGCGCCCAACTTCTTCAATGCCGCGAACGATATACATGTTCCACGCACGCAAGAGTGGAATCTGCAGATCGAGCGCAGCTTTGGAGCTAAGACCGCGTTGACCCTGCAATATGTCGGCAACCACGGCATCTGGCAGCAGATCAACAACGATGGCATCAACGCCTACAGCCCCACTCCATTCGTCGGACTTCCATCGGCGCCGATGGATCCGCGATTCCTGCAGATCACCGAGGCGTCGACCGGCTACAACTCGAATTACAACGGTATGGTGGTTTCGTTCCTGCGGCGCCTATCGGCCTTGCAGTTCCAGTTGAACTACACCTGGAGCCACGCGATGGATTACGTCTCCAACGGCGGGCAGCAGTTGCCGTTCAACTTCAACACCAACCTGAGCATTACGAATCCGCAGAATCCGTTCAACGTTTTCCAGAACATGTACGGAAACGCGGATTACGACGTGCGCCACAACTTCAGCGGAAACTGGGTCTACAGCTCTCCGGTGAGACACGGTTGGTTGAGCGCTATCAGCGACTGGACGATTGGTGGAACGGTGTACTGGCACTCGGGTCTGCCCTTCACAGTCGTCGATAGCGGCACTGGATCCGCGCTGAATGCCTTTGGCTACGGTGGAGTTCTGGCGGGCGGCGGCGGTCTGGCCACGTTCGCTAATCAGTCCGGCGGCAGCGGGATCACGTGCGGCTCGCAGTACGCTGCACTGAACACCTCGCCCTGCCCGGGCATGGCCAATAACTTCACTCCGGACACGGTTGGGTTCGGCAATCAGCGTCGTAACCAGGTTCGTGGTCCTCGGTTCTTCGACACGGACATGACACTGATGAAGAACTTCCACCTCTCGCCACTGGGAGAAGCGGGCCGAATCAGTTTCGGAATCACTGCTTTCAACGTCTTCAATCACCCCAACTTCGATCAACCGGTGGGAGACGTAGCAGATCCGGCATTTGGGACGATCTTCTCTACCGTCAATCCACCAACCTCGATCTACGGGTCGTTCCTGGGCGCAGACGCTTCGCCGCGCTTGCTCCAGACCCAGATCCGGTTGACGTTCTAAATCGGTTGTTTTCACCTCTGCGGGCGCCTTGTGCGCCCGCAATCTTTTCGCTTCCACCTGCGATCAAACAGTATCAGCAAACGTGTAAAATCAAGCCATGCCTTATCGCACAACTCCTTCTGCCAATCTCACGCATAAAGGGAAGACCCCGCCTCCGGAAGAGACGATGCAGGAAGCTGCTTATCTGAAGATGCTCGGCGAAAAGCAGAAGCCGGTGAGCATCAAGTTACGAGATGGCGAGATCGTGCGCGGCTGGGTCGAATATTACGATCGCAACATGCTTCGCCTGACGCGTGACAATGCACCGAACCTGTTCATCTTCAAGAGCGAGATTCTCTATATTTCAGAAGGCGGCAAAGATGCTCCCCGCCGCGCTCCGCGCCCAAAAGCCTCCACCGGGACGGAAGAGGATCCGGCGGAGTAGATGCCGGCTTCGGTACAAACCGAACTGCTGCCGCGAATGACCGCCATAGCGCGCGAGGCCGGCCATTTATTGATGACCTACTTCGAGCGGCGCATCGGGTTCGAGTACAAGGGCGACGTCGATCTCGTCACCGAGGCGGACCGCGCCAGCGAAAAGCTCATCGTGCAACGCATCCGAGAAGCTTTTCCCTCACATGACATCGTGGGCGAAGAAGGTACGCGCAAAGACAGCGGCAGCGACTTTCGATGGTACGTAGACCCGTTGGATGGAACGACCAATTTCGCTCATGGATTCCCGGTATTCTGCGTTTCACTTGGAGTTGAGTCACGGGGGACGATCGTCGCCGGTGTCCTTTACGATCCCACTCGGGACGAACTGTTCAGCGCTGAAAAGGGCAAAGGCGCGGCTCTGAATGGGCGGGATATCCACGTTTCCAAGACGAAGACGTTAAGCGAGGCGCTGCTTGCGACCGGGTTCCCCAGCCATAAGCGTCATAAGAACCCGAACATCCACTTCTACCATCAGCTAACCTTGCGTTCGCATGGGCTGCGGCGGGCCGGATCGGCAGCTTTGGATCTGGCGAATGTCGCCGCAGGTCGCTACGATGGCTTCTGGGAGTTCAACCTCAACCCTTGGGATACCTCGGCCGGGGTGCTGCTCGTGCAGGAATCTGGTGGCACGGTGACACGATTTGACGGGTCGCCCTGGCGCATCGACAGTTCGGAAACACTGGCGTCGAATACGCTGCTGCACCCTGAATTGATGGAAAACTTTGCAGAGATCTTTGCCGGACGCGGCTTAGACCAGATCCCGTCGCCGGTAGAGTACGCGAAGAGCCGAAGTAAATCCCTCATCACCGACCCATAAAGCCATGGAGAAGTCGATTGGAAGGCCCAATTGGGTCGGCTCTGTGGAAATGCAATCGACAATAGTAACCAGTGGAGTCGGCCACAGTAACCACTTACCCCCACCGTGGAAGGGTTGGCCCTTTCGTACCACGAAAAAGTAGCAATCCTTTATTGCTCAATCGTGTTTTAATGCGTAGTTGAAGGGCGAAACGACCAAAGCGAGGCGCCTGGCAACGTGCGAAACTGCACCGAGGGGAATTGATCCTGCATCCAATGATAGAGGAAGTCATACTCAGAGCGGACGGTCTAAGCAAGGTGTACCGCTCAGGGGACTCCGATCTGGTGCTCTTTGAAAACCTATCCTTCCAAGTGACAAAGGGAGAAATGCTGGCGATTGTCGGAGAATCCGGCTCTGGCAAAAGTACGTTACTTCACCTGCTCGGAGCGCTTGATAGGTCTTCGGGAGGTGAGGTACACTTCGCCAACCTCAGTCTGAATACGCTTTCGGAAGAGGCCGCAGCCGAGTTCCGAAATAAGGAACTCGGGTACGTCTGGCAATTTCATTACTTGCTGCCGGAGTTCACGGCGGTCGAAAATGTAGCTATGCCGCTCCTGCTGAGAGGGGTGGCAACAAGCAAAGCTGAGGCGGAGGCCCGAAAGTGGCTGGCTGAGGTCGGATTGGCGGACCGAGGGCATCACCGTTCGGGAGAACTTTCCGGGGGCGAGCAGCAGAGAGTTTCGCTCGCCAGGGCATTGGTAACGGGACCGCAGGTGTTGATGGCAGATGAGCCGACCGGCGATCTCGACAACCGCACGGCGGAAGCGGTCTTTGAATTGATAGCCAGACTACATCGCGACTACCGGCTGACCTCTCTTATAGTCACACATAACCTTGCGTTCGCGCGCCGCTGCTCGAGAATTTTGGAACTTCGGGCCGGGCGCTTACATGAGTTGCAGCCGGAAGCATTCTCGGGTTAATGCCCGATTTCAAGTTTGCGCTGCCAGGGGCAGCCTCTTGGAGGGATTGGTTGTAATAAGGAGCGTCGTCAGGGCATGGCCGCCGTTAAGGAATTCAGTTCCCGTTCCGGAAGGCGACCTCGGAAGTGGGTGAGGCAGGGAGCAAGGCTTCTGTTCTTGTGAAACTAGTCCCGGAGGATGTAAGTCACGGGACGGAACGGCAGGGACGAGGAGCTCGGAGACACAAATGTTTGAACGGTACACGGAAAAGGCCAGGCGCGTGATCTTCTTCGCGCGGTATGAGGCAAGCCAGTTCGGTTCTCCGTATATAGAAACGGAGCACCTGTTGCTGGGTTTGTTGCGTGAAGATAAGGCTCTTACGAACCGGTTCCTCAGGCAGCATTCGTCGGTTGAATCGATTCGGAAGCAGATTGAAGGTCATACCACGATTCGCGAGAAGGTTTCGACCTCGGTCGACCTCCCGCTGAGCAATGAGTGCAAGCGCGTCCTGGCGTATGCCGCCGAAGAGGCGGAGCGGCTGGGGCACAAGCATATCGGCACCGAACACCTCCTGCTGGGACTGCTGCGGGAAGAGAAGTGCTTCGCCGCGGAGATTCTGCACGAGCGCGGACTGCGTCTTTCGACCGTTCGCGACGAGCTGGCCCGTACAACGCAGGAGAAGGCCCCGCAGCAACAGCAGCGTTCGCGCGAATCTTCCCTGCTGGCGGAGTTCTCGCGCGACCTGACCCAGTCCGCCATGGATAACCAGCTCGACCCGCTGGTCGGGCGCGACCAGGAAGTGGAGCGCGCCATTCAGATCCTCTGCCGTCGCACCAAGAACAACCCGGTGCTGATCGGCGAGCCCGGCGTTGGCAAAACCGCCATCGTGGAAGGCCTGGCGCAGCGCATCGCCGACGGCGATGTACCGTCGTTCCTGTCGGATAAGCGGATTCTTGCGCTAGACCTGTCACTCATCGTGGCCGGGACGAAGTATCGCGGCCAGTTCGAAGAACGGCTGAAGACCATAATGAAGGAGTTGATGGAGTCACAGAACTCCATCATCTTCATCGATGAGTTGCATACATTGGTTGGCGCCGGTTCGGCGGAAGGCTCGCTGGATGCAGCCAACATCCTGAAGCCGGCCCTCTCCCGCGGCGAGATCCAGTGCATCGGCGCGACCACGCCTGGCGAGTATCGCAAGTCGATCGAGAAAGACCGCTCGCTTGAACGCCGCTTCCAGGCCGTCAAGGTGCCGCCGCCGAACGAAGATGACGCGATCAAAGTTCTCTTCGGCATCAAGGACCGGTACGAAAAATTCCACGCCGTGACTTACACGGATGAAGCGATCGAGTTCGCGGTTCGGCATTCCAACCGCTACATTCCGGATCGCTTCCTTCCGGACAAGGCAATTGACCTCGTTGACGAGGCCGGCGCTCGCGTAAAACTGCGCCAGACCGCTCTCCCCGAGGAAATCACCGAAGTTCAGAAGCGGATCAAGTTCATCGTCCATCGCATGGAGAACGCCATCGCGAACCACGAGTTCGAGAAGGCGCGCTTCTACAGCGACGAAGAACGCAAAGAGCGCGAGAACCTGCGCGCTCTTCGCGACAAATATCATCTCGACGAATCCTCGACCGGTGTCGTGAACCGCGAGGACATCGAGGAAGTCGTCAGCCGCTGGACCGGAGTCCCGGTCAACTCGATCAAGGAAGAAGAGACGCAGAAACTGCTGCGGATCGAGGAA
This genomic interval carries:
- a CDS encoding Sm ribonucleo-like protein, whose translation is MPYRTTPSANLTHKGKTPPPEETMQEAAYLKMLGEKQKPVSIKLRDGEIVRGWVEYYDRNMLRLTRDNAPNLFIFKSEILYISEGGKDAPRRAPRPKASTGTEEDPAE
- a CDS encoding inositol monophosphatase family protein, translating into MPASVQTELLPRMTAIAREAGHLLMTYFERRIGFEYKGDVDLVTEADRASEKLIVQRIREAFPSHDIVGEEGTRKDSGSDFRWYVDPLDGTTNFAHGFPVFCVSLGVESRGTIVAGVLYDPTRDELFSAEKGKGAALNGRDIHVSKTKTLSEALLATGFPSHKRHKNPNIHFYHQLTLRSHGLRRAGSAALDLANVAAGRYDGFWEFNLNPWDTSAGVLLVQESGGTVTRFDGSPWRIDSSETLASNTLLHPELMENFAEIFAGRGLDQIPSPVEYAKSRSKSLITDP
- a CDS encoding carboxypeptidase-like regulatory domain-containing protein, which produces MLFRRTFFVALALVLFTAMQLNAQSITQGNVRGTVTDPTGAVVPGAKVTLKNISTGAAQTRTTNGSGFYEFALLPPGTYSVAVSAPNYAAATQTVSVAVGQVSTNNVKLAVAASSQTVEVVANGSVLQANPQVSTTMSQQQIEYVPNGAGDLSYVAQTAPGASMNTQGGYGNFSTFGLGGTTNNFTVNSAPENDPFLGLNNSGATNVLLGQNDVGEATVVNNGYSGQYFSSGANVNYVSKSGTNNFHGNAIWYWNGRAMNANNYFNKQNSPATPRGFVNDNQWAASVGGPIKKNKSFFFVDTEGLRVMVPVSRTINLPTPAFQNAVLANVGTMQPSEVPLYQNMFNFWNGAPGAASATNSLPGGGCQDFTNPNFGASNPCALQLHSTVSTLTHEWLLTGRFDQNFSDNDKMFIHYRTDHGLQATYTDPLNPIFNATSNQPQDEGQVQWTHTAGANIVNSFTVNGSHYSTLFGYPNQSATLAAQPVEVSFAGGALYGIGHDYNVFPQGRNVTQYGFVDDMNWTLGRNSVKFGGNFSRYDISDFDPGIGSIPAVVGETMTDFYNGMASNFSQSFPERLSQPVALWNLGFYGEDRIHMRHNLDLTLTLRTDYNSNPVCQTNCFNRFGNNFVNIDHNVNTPYNQSILTGQHQALPGSYHPWTFQPRFGFSWQPLNNTVVSGGIGLFSSIIPAFYVDSLMNNLPGDPSFTFSGVPFGPATAGNGQSTAAAAAAALKSGFANGATLASLTTGVPGFGAPNFFNAANDIHVPRTQEWNLQIERSFGAKTALTLQYVGNHGIWQQINNDGINAYSPTPFVGLPSAPMDPRFLQITEASTGYNSNYNGMVVSFLRRLSALQFQLNYTWSHAMDYVSNGGQQLPFNFNTNLSITNPQNPFNVFQNMYGNADYDVRHNFSGNWVYSSPVRHGWLSAISDWTIGGTVYWHSGLPFTVVDSGTGSALNAFGYGGVLAGGGGLATFANQSGGSGITCGSQYAALNTSPCPGMANNFTPDTVGFGNQRRNQVRGPRFFDTDMTLMKNFHLSPLGEAGRISFGITAFNVFNHPNFDQPVGDVADPAFGTIFSTVNPPTSIYGSFLGADASPRLLQTQIRLTF
- a CDS encoding ABC transporter ATP-binding protein encodes the protein MIEEVILRADGLSKVYRSGDSDLVLFENLSFQVTKGEMLAIVGESGSGKSTLLHLLGALDRSSGGEVHFANLSLNTLSEEAAAEFRNKELGYVWQFHYLLPEFTAVENVAMPLLLRGVATSKAEAEARKWLAEVGLADRGHHRSGELSGGEQQRVSLARALVTGPQVLMADEPTGDLDNRTAEAVFELIARLHRDYRLTSLIVTHNLAFARRCSRILELRAGRLHELQPEAFSG
- a CDS encoding ATP-dependent Clp protease ATP-binding subunit, which translates into the protein MFERYTEKARRVIFFARYEASQFGSPYIETEHLLLGLLREDKALTNRFLRQHSSVESIRKQIEGHTTIREKVSTSVDLPLSNECKRVLAYAAEEAERLGHKHIGTEHLLLGLLREEKCFAAEILHERGLRLSTVRDELARTTQEKAPQQQQRSRESSLLAEFSRDLTQSAMDNQLDPLVGRDQEVERAIQILCRRTKNNPVLIGEPGVGKTAIVEGLAQRIADGDVPSFLSDKRILALDLSLIVAGTKYRGQFEERLKTIMKELMESQNSIIFIDELHTLVGAGSAEGSLDAANILKPALSRGEIQCIGATTPGEYRKSIEKDRSLERRFQAVKVPPPNEDDAIKVLFGIKDRYEKFHAVTYTDEAIEFAVRHSNRYIPDRFLPDKAIDLVDEAGARVKLRQTALPEEITEVQKRIKFIVHRMENAIANHEFEKARFYSDEERKERENLRALRDKYHLDESSTGVVNREDIEEVVSRWTGVPVNSIKEEETQKLLRIEEELHKRVISQDKAISALARAIRRSRAGLKSPNRPIGSFLFLGPTGVGKTEVARTLSQFMFGSEKSLVRFDMSEYMEKHSVSKLIGSPPGYVGYEEGGQLTERVKRAPYSVVLLDEIEKAHPDVFNILLQVFEDGQLTDGLGNTVDFKNVILIMTSNIGARHLMKRTGLGFQSDHEDTVSEKVEEMVKQEVKKVFNPEFLNRLDEVILFQALTEQDLIHIVELMVTQLNQNLSQRSITIQVTEDARKWILAKTASDRSYGARPLRRALQKYIEDPLSEALIQGAIKTRPAFLEVYLENNQLFYRPVGEETTEGVLLYS